One Rhodococcus sp. P1Y DNA window includes the following coding sequences:
- a CDS encoding YbfB/YjiJ family MFS transporter: MGVGRFVFTPILPIMIDSANVTPSSGAVIATANYAGYLLGAVLLSVRPGLNSTAAFRAWALVLVLSEIAMAFVDNIPAFSALRLIAGLASAAVFLACASTVARQIGSSPGITFGGVGAGIAASGVLTLVAAQHLSWQQLWIASAVLTAVLIAPALTLQIRAESRLSEHDSGPSPRQRQIWRVLLIAYFLEGLGYIIVGTFLVAAAGGHGNSAVGPAVWIVVGLAAVPATIVWQAVCRRVQMRRALVAAFALQTVSALLPALTENSAVAVVSAVLFGATFMGITMMTLSTAGGLPIGRTAATLTAVYGVGQVLGPLVVAPALGDSYTVAFVVAAVVLALGTTAAVVATRLQHA, encoded by the coding sequence ATGGGCGTAGGTAGATTTGTATTCACTCCCATCCTTCCGATCATGATCGATTCGGCGAACGTGACGCCGAGCAGCGGCGCCGTCATCGCTACGGCGAACTATGCGGGATACCTTCTGGGTGCCGTGCTCCTGTCAGTGCGGCCCGGCCTCAACAGCACCGCGGCGTTCCGCGCATGGGCACTCGTCCTGGTGCTCAGTGAGATCGCGATGGCCTTCGTCGACAACATCCCAGCGTTCTCTGCACTACGTCTCATCGCTGGATTGGCCAGCGCTGCAGTGTTCCTTGCATGCGCGAGCACGGTGGCACGTCAGATCGGCTCATCCCCCGGCATTACGTTCGGTGGCGTCGGCGCCGGAATCGCCGCATCGGGCGTGCTCACACTCGTTGCAGCGCAGCACCTCTCGTGGCAGCAGCTATGGATTGCGTCAGCGGTCCTGACTGCAGTCCTCATCGCTCCAGCTCTGACGCTGCAAATCCGCGCCGAATCTCGCTTGTCCGAACATGACTCGGGTCCCTCACCTCGGCAGCGACAGATCTGGCGCGTGCTCCTGATCGCCTACTTCCTCGAAGGCCTCGGCTACATCATCGTAGGAACGTTCCTCGTGGCTGCAGCCGGTGGCCACGGAAATTCGGCCGTCGGACCGGCGGTATGGATCGTCGTCGGGTTGGCCGCCGTGCCCGCGACCATCGTGTGGCAAGCGGTGTGCCGACGAGTTCAGATGCGCCGCGCGCTCGTGGCAGCATTCGCCCTCCAGACAGTCTCGGCGCTGCTACCTGCGTTGACCGAGAATTCCGCGGTGGCCGTCGTCTCCGCAGTGCTGTTCGGGGCCACCTTCATGGGGATCACGATGATGACGCTCTCCACGGCCGGAGGACTGCCGATCGGACGAACCGCTGCGACCCTGACCGCGGTCTACGGCGTCGGACAAGTGCTCGGTCCGCTCGTGGTGGCGCCTGCCCTCGGCGATTCTTACACCGTTGCATTCGTGGTCGCAGCTGTCGTGCTAGCTCTCGGAACTACGGCGGCGGTTGTCGCTACACGGTTGCAGCACGCATAG
- a CDS encoding tripartite tricarboxylate transporter substrate binding protein, giving the protein MRTLAGSAAALILIGTATGCADRSGGGSSDEEFPSGNITLLTPTAAGGATDLTARTLGKQMEADLGVSVIVENRPGGAGSIGMQYLADQDANGYTIGVLPVEVSLLGHQGYSIDPAAYDFLGQVNSQPGTIAVPANSPFQTLDDLITAAKSDPGAITVSNAGPGSIWEAGALELGRVAGVEFTGVPFDGGAPAVTAAVGSQVDAVVAGIGETAPAHADGRLRVLAVFTEDPAPALPGVPTATELGLDVVIGSWAVIAAPTGLPDAVATRLEDAIESASSTAEYTELIESGGNLPLYRSADEATTFVDSESDRFGQLAAQE; this is encoded by the coding sequence ATGCGCACCCTCGCCGGCAGCGCGGCAGCGTTGATCTTGATCGGAACTGCGACCGGTTGCGCCGATCGTTCTGGAGGCGGGTCCTCGGACGAGGAATTCCCCAGCGGAAACATCACCTTGCTCACCCCGACCGCAGCAGGTGGAGCGACCGATCTGACGGCACGAACTCTCGGCAAGCAAATGGAAGCCGACCTCGGTGTCAGCGTGATCGTCGAGAACCGACCGGGCGGCGCAGGATCGATCGGGATGCAATATCTTGCCGACCAGGACGCGAACGGCTACACCATCGGCGTCCTCCCTGTCGAGGTGAGCCTGCTCGGCCACCAGGGATACTCGATCGACCCAGCAGCGTACGACTTTCTCGGCCAAGTCAACTCACAACCGGGCACGATCGCAGTTCCGGCGAACAGCCCGTTCCAGACCCTCGACGATCTGATCACCGCAGCCAAGTCCGACCCCGGCGCTATCACCGTCTCGAACGCCGGCCCCGGATCCATATGGGAGGCAGGCGCCCTCGAACTCGGCCGGGTCGCCGGCGTCGAATTCACCGGGGTTCCGTTCGACGGTGGTGCGCCCGCGGTCACCGCAGCGGTCGGATCACAGGTCGACGCAGTTGTTGCAGGAATCGGAGAAACCGCTCCGGCACATGCAGACGGACGCCTACGCGTCCTCGCCGTGTTCACCGAAGATCCAGCACCGGCCTTGCCTGGCGTCCCTACAGCCACCGAGCTCGGCCTCGATGTCGTGATCGGCAGCTGGGCGGTCATTGCCGCACCCACCGGACTGCCCGACGCGGTCGCCACCCGGCTGGAAGATGCTATCGAGTCAGCCTCCAGCACAGCCGAATACACCGAACTGATCGAATCCGGGGGCAACCTTCCCCTGTACCGCTCGGCTGACGAGGCGACCACGTTCGTCGACAGCGAGTCGGACAGATTCGGGCAGCTGGCGGCCCAGGAATGA
- a CDS encoding tripartite tricarboxylate transporter TctB family protein, which yields MTTQDIAVSTADVPEHAQHEQKPPNSKTYEFAIGLVVVALGIAVYFFSNAIVVARVGQSFGPRWWPTALAVSMVVIGLILLLQAVVSRISSDEPPITKAGAFALVATLALIVVYGFAWQYFDFRAVTVVLLAGLTAISGGRGVKALVVFPVITTVILWAVFGLLLQVPL from the coding sequence ATGACTACCCAGGACATTGCCGTAAGCACCGCGGACGTACCGGAACACGCACAGCACGAGCAAAAACCGCCCAACAGCAAGACCTACGAATTCGCCATCGGACTCGTCGTAGTTGCCCTTGGTATTGCGGTGTATTTCTTCTCCAACGCGATCGTTGTAGCACGTGTTGGGCAATCGTTCGGACCACGGTGGTGGCCGACGGCACTCGCAGTGTCGATGGTGGTCATCGGACTGATTCTTCTGCTTCAAGCAGTCGTCAGCCGTATCTCCTCCGACGAACCGCCCATCACGAAAGCCGGCGCATTCGCACTCGTCGCGACACTTGCTCTGATCGTCGTTTACGGGTTTGCCTGGCAATACTTCGATTTCCGGGCAGTCACCGTCGTTCTGCTCGCCGGTCTCACTGCCATCTCTGGCGGTCGAGGAGTCAAGGCTCTCGTTGTGTTTCCAGTGATAACCACAGTCATCCTGTGGGCGGTTTTCGGCCTCCTGCTGCAGGTTCCGCTGTGA
- a CDS encoding tripartite tricarboxylate transporter permease, producing MNAVIEGLDALLDPSIGVCLIVGVLLGTLVGAVPGITAAMAVALAAGFTLTLEPLQGLSVLLSIYVAAQFGDRVPSILINTPGTPASIATTFDGFPMAKQGRAGIALTSSALVSAVGSVVGICILVFAAQPIASVALRFGPAEMFALVVFGMTMMIGVSGGRVVKGLFAGILGLLLGTIGRDPITGDGRFTFGLNELSSGIPFIAAIVGLFGIAEVFNQMISRHPTLVPTPITQLGKWWPNKAERRELVKPALIGSGVGAVVGVVPAAGGDIAGIVSWDQARRASKTPEKFGKGSLEGLAAADTASTATMGGSLTTTLALGVPGDAVMAVMIGSMVIWGLQPGPALFVDSPDLVYSLAAIMLLATFAALALALVRMRGVIKLLDLPQKYLWAVIITFCMVGTYAVQNSAFDVGLMLVFGLLGLVLRRNGFPAGPLVLGLILGPLAESNIRRAFLIDGAAAIYTSGIALGLLILSALAVLGPYITSSLKRGLRRKGKDSVDA from the coding sequence GTGAACGCGGTGATCGAAGGACTCGATGCGCTGCTGGATCCCAGCATCGGTGTCTGTCTGATCGTCGGAGTTCTGCTCGGCACACTGGTCGGAGCTGTCCCCGGCATCACGGCCGCAATGGCCGTAGCCCTCGCGGCCGGGTTCACCCTCACGCTCGAACCGCTTCAGGGCCTGTCGGTGCTGCTCTCGATCTACGTCGCAGCGCAATTCGGCGATCGTGTCCCATCGATCCTCATCAACACCCCTGGTACACCTGCGTCCATCGCAACCACGTTCGACGGCTTTCCGATGGCCAAGCAGGGACGCGCCGGAATCGCCCTCACCAGTTCGGCGTTGGTATCCGCGGTCGGTTCCGTCGTCGGCATCTGCATTCTCGTCTTCGCAGCCCAGCCCATAGCAAGTGTGGCGCTACGGTTCGGACCGGCAGAGATGTTCGCGCTCGTCGTGTTCGGTATGACGATGATGATCGGCGTATCCGGCGGACGCGTTGTCAAGGGTTTGTTCGCCGGTATCCTCGGCCTGCTTCTCGGCACCATCGGCCGAGACCCGATCACCGGCGACGGCCGATTCACCTTCGGGCTGAACGAACTGAGCTCGGGCATTCCCTTCATTGCCGCGATCGTCGGTCTGTTCGGCATAGCCGAGGTCTTCAATCAAATGATCAGCCGTCACCCGACTCTCGTTCCCACTCCGATCACCCAACTCGGCAAGTGGTGGCCCAACAAGGCTGAACGACGCGAGCTCGTGAAGCCGGCACTCATCGGATCCGGCGTCGGCGCAGTAGTCGGTGTAGTCCCCGCCGCAGGTGGCGACATCGCCGGAATCGTCTCGTGGGACCAGGCACGCCGTGCGTCCAAGACGCCGGAGAAGTTCGGCAAAGGATCCTTGGAAGGCCTCGCCGCTGCGGATACCGCAAGCACGGCGACGATGGGCGGATCTCTCACCACGACACTCGCTCTCGGAGTGCCCGGCGATGCAGTCATGGCGGTCATGATCGGGTCGATGGTCATCTGGGGCCTGCAACCAGGACCTGCACTGTTCGTCGACTCCCCGGATCTTGTCTACAGCCTCGCCGCGATCATGCTGCTCGCGACGTTCGCAGCGTTGGCCCTGGCACTCGTCCGTATGCGCGGGGTGATCAAGCTTCTCGATCTACCGCAGAAGTACCTATGGGCGGTCATCATCACGTTCTGCATGGTGGGTACGTACGCCGTACAGAACAGCGCGTTCGACGTCGGACTGATGCTGGTCTTCGGTCTTCTCGGCTTGGTGCTGCGACGCAACGGATTTCCCGCAGGTCCTTTGGTCCTTGGGCTCATCCTCGGACCGCTCGCGGAGAGCAATATCCGCCGCGCATTCCTGATCGACGGTGCAGCGGCCATCTACACCAGCGGGATCGCGCTCGGGCTGCTGATTCTCAGCGCACTCGCAGTGCTCGGACCGTACATCACCAGCAGCCTGAAGAGGGGCCTTCGACGCAAGGGGAAGGACAGCGTCGATGCCTGA
- a CDS encoding sugar kinase: MPDILCIGETMTLVAPVDAIPLVSADLFSVHMGGAESTVALYLAEQGHDVAWASHVGNDPLGTRIIEEIAAHGVDTSYVTRLDNAPTGVYFKDPDNGVTTVHYYRRGSAASLMSPATLERLPLREVSIVHVSGINPGLSESCAAMMQALFEICDGSTTRVSFDVNYRRGVWGIERASPVLLDLARRADIVFVGRDEAAELWGTTSASSIATMLDMDRHPTATLVVKDSDVGATEFTATGSVFVAAHDVDVVEVVGAGDAFAAGYLSGLSNGKDAHGRLSMGHDLAARALSSINDFVPAAGLDV; the protein is encoded by the coding sequence ATGCCTGACATTCTGTGTATCGGCGAGACCATGACCTTGGTGGCACCTGTCGATGCGATACCGCTGGTCTCGGCCGACCTGTTCTCCGTGCACATGGGTGGCGCGGAATCGACGGTAGCTCTGTACCTGGCCGAGCAAGGACACGACGTCGCATGGGCCAGCCATGTGGGCAACGATCCGCTGGGCACTCGGATCATCGAGGAGATCGCTGCGCACGGGGTAGATACCTCGTACGTCACCAGGCTCGACAACGCCCCGACCGGTGTCTACTTCAAGGATCCCGACAACGGCGTCACAACAGTGCACTACTACCGCCGCGGATCCGCCGCGTCCCTGATGTCGCCGGCAACGCTCGAGCGGTTGCCGCTGCGCGAAGTGTCCATTGTCCATGTGTCCGGGATCAATCCAGGCCTGTCCGAATCGTGCGCTGCGATGATGCAGGCGTTGTTCGAGATCTGCGACGGGTCGACGACCCGAGTCTCGTTCGATGTCAATTATCGACGTGGCGTCTGGGGAATCGAACGTGCCTCCCCTGTCCTACTCGATCTGGCTCGACGCGCGGACATCGTGTTCGTGGGACGAGACGAAGCTGCCGAATTGTGGGGAACGACAAGTGCGAGTTCGATCGCAACGATGTTGGACATGGATCGTCATCCGACGGCCACCCTTGTGGTGAAGGACAGTGACGTCGGCGCAACCGAGTTCACGGCTACCGGGTCGGTGTTCGTCGCCGCTCACGATGTGGACGTGGTCGAGGTTGTTGGTGCAGGGGACGCCTTCGCTGCGGGATACTTGTCGGGGCTGTCGAACGGCAAGGATGCGCACGGACGCCTGTCCATGGGCCATGATCTCGCTGCACGGGCGTTGTCGAGTATCAACGATTTCGTTCCCGCCGCTGGTCTCGATGTCTGA